A genomic segment from Bombus affinis isolate iyBomAffi1 chromosome 13, iyBomAffi1.2, whole genome shotgun sequence encodes:
- the LOC126923419 gene encoding iduronate 2-sulfatase isoform X1, with the protein MFVTLWFINLIVWCTAQKQNFLLIIVDDLRTALGCYGDAKAYTPNIDRLATGAAIFSQAFAQQALCAPSRNSFLTSRRPDTLHLYDFYSYWRKDIGNFTTLPQHLKNNGYITKSVGKVFHPGISSNNSDDSPYSWSETPFHPFTERYKDAPICQTNMQMLPAQNLLCPVKVSSMPNKTLPDIEILREAKTFLSNQARNSSPFFLAVGFQKPHIPFKYPKKYLKNHPLHKFEVPEPYKWSKNVSSIAYNPWNDLRKREDIAALNLKFPWEKIPKSFARLIIQSYYASVTYIDDLIGTLINHLERLSIRGDTTIILMSDHGWSLGEHAVWAKYSNYDVALKVPLIVSIPGLTYEKLKENTSVNNSSKGNQIFIDSIVELVDIFPTIADLANISIPICSSESMQITCSEGITFIPLIRAALKDEPILWKKAAFAQYPRPSIEPSIHPNSDEPRLKEIKAMGYTLRTNKYRYIAWLSFNPETMSPNWNNIIAEELYDYSYDKGENQNVAFLEEYAKLKEKLKILLQHGWRNILSDKSNF; encoded by the exons ATGTTTGTTACGTTATGGTTTATAAATTTAATCGTTTGGTGTACAGCTCAGAAacaaaattttcttttaataatcgTCGATGATTTAAGAACTGCTTTAGGATGTTATGGTGACGCTAAAGCGTATACGCCAAATATAGATCGTTTAGCGACAGGAGCTGCCATTTTTTCTCAAGCATTTGCTCAG CAAGCATTGTGTGCACCAAGTAGGAATTCATTTTTAACAAGCCGAAGACCAGATACACTTCATCTTTATGATTTCTATAGCTACTGGCGAAAAGATATTGGCAACTTTACAACATTGCCCCAACATCTAAAAAATAATGGATATATTACTAAATCAGTGGGAAAAGTTTTTCATCCAG GAATTAGTTCAAATAATTCTGATGATAGCCCTTATTCATGGTCAGAAACTCCCTTTCATCCATTTACAGAAAGATATAAAGATGCTCCAATATGTCAAACAAATATGCAGATGCTGCCTGCACAAAAtctt TTATGTCCCGTTAAAGTTTCATCAATGCCAAATAAAACATTACCAGATATAGAAATATTGAGGGAAGCTAAAACTTTTCTATCTAATCAAGCAAGAAATAGTAGTCCTTTTTTTTTAGCAGTTGGATTTCAGAAACCACACATACCATTTAAATATCcaaaaaaatatttaa AAAACCACCCCTTGCACAAATTTGAAGTACCTGAACCTTATAAATGGTCAAAGAATGTTAGTAGTATTGCTTATAATCCTTGGAATGATTTAAGAAAAAGGGAAGATATTGCTGCTTTGAATCTTAAATTTCCATGGGAAAAAATACCAA aaaGTTTTGCTCGGTTAATTATTCAATCATATTATGCATCTGTAACATATATTGATGATTTAATTGGtacattaataaatcatttgGAAAGGTTGTCAATTCGAGGAGATACTACTATTATATTAATGTCTGACCATG gCTGGTCACTAGGAGAGCATGCGGTATGGGCAAAATATAGCAACTATGATGTTGCTTTAAAAGTACCATTGATAGTATCAATACCTGGGCTTACATATGAGAAACTAAAAGAAAATACAAGCGTAAATAATTCGTCAAAAGGGAATCAGATATTTATAGATTCAATAGTAGAATTAGTTGATATTTTTCCAACAATTGCAGATTTAGCAAATATCTCAATACCTATTTGTTCAAGTGAAAGTATGCAAATTACCTGCAGCGAAGGAATTACTTTTATACCACTTATAAGAGCTGCTTTAAAAGACGAG CCAATATTATGGAAAAAGGCGGCGTTTGCACAATATCCAAGACCAAGCATTGAACCTTCGATACATCCAAATAGTGATGAACCACGTTTAAAAGAGATTAAAGCAATGGGGTATACTCTAAGGACAaataaatatcgttatatagcatggtTATCATTTAATCCTGAAACTATGTCACCAAATTGGAACAATATCATTGCAGAGGAATTGTATGATTACAGTTATGACAAGGGTGAAAACCAAAATGTAGCATTTCTTGAAGAATATGCCaaattaaaggaaaaattaaaaattttattgcaaCATGGTTGGAGAAATATTTTATCAGATAAatctaatttttaa
- the LOC126923419 gene encoding iduronate 2-sulfatase isoform X3 has product MFVTLWFINLIVWCTAQKQNFLLIIVDDLRTALGCYGDAKAYTPNIDRLATGAAIFSQAFAQQALCAPSRNSFLTSRRPDTLHLYDFYSYWRKDIGNFTTLPQHLKNNGYITKSVGKVFHPENHPLHKFEVPEPYKWSKNVSSIAYNPWNDLRKREDIAALNLKFPWEKIPKSFARLIIQSYYASVTYIDDLIGTLINHLERLSIRGDTTIILMSDHGWSLGEHAVWAKYSNYDVALKVPLIVSIPGLTYEKLKENTSVNNSSKGNQIFIDSIVELVDIFPTIADLANISIPICSSESMQITCSEGITFIPLIRAALKDEPILWKKAAFAQYPRPSIEPSIHPNSDEPRLKEIKAMGYTLRTNKYRYIAWLSFNPETMSPNWNNIIAEELYDYSYDKGENQNVAFLEEYAKLKEKLKILLQHGWRNILSDKSNF; this is encoded by the exons ATGTTTGTTACGTTATGGTTTATAAATTTAATCGTTTGGTGTACAGCTCAGAAacaaaattttcttttaataatcgTCGATGATTTAAGAACTGCTTTAGGATGTTATGGTGACGCTAAAGCGTATACGCCAAATATAGATCGTTTAGCGACAGGAGCTGCCATTTTTTCTCAAGCATTTGCTCAG CAAGCATTGTGTGCACCAAGTAGGAATTCATTTTTAACAAGCCGAAGACCAGATACACTTCATCTTTATGATTTCTATAGCTACTGGCGAAAAGATATTGGCAACTTTACAACATTGCCCCAACATCTAAAAAATAATGGATATATTACTAAATCAGTGGGAAAAGTTTTTCATCCAG AAAACCACCCCTTGCACAAATTTGAAGTACCTGAACCTTATAAATGGTCAAAGAATGTTAGTAGTATTGCTTATAATCCTTGGAATGATTTAAGAAAAAGGGAAGATATTGCTGCTTTGAATCTTAAATTTCCATGGGAAAAAATACCAA aaaGTTTTGCTCGGTTAATTATTCAATCATATTATGCATCTGTAACATATATTGATGATTTAATTGGtacattaataaatcatttgGAAAGGTTGTCAATTCGAGGAGATACTACTATTATATTAATGTCTGACCATG gCTGGTCACTAGGAGAGCATGCGGTATGGGCAAAATATAGCAACTATGATGTTGCTTTAAAAGTACCATTGATAGTATCAATACCTGGGCTTACATATGAGAAACTAAAAGAAAATACAAGCGTAAATAATTCGTCAAAAGGGAATCAGATATTTATAGATTCAATAGTAGAATTAGTTGATATTTTTCCAACAATTGCAGATTTAGCAAATATCTCAATACCTATTTGTTCAAGTGAAAGTATGCAAATTACCTGCAGCGAAGGAATTACTTTTATACCACTTATAAGAGCTGCTTTAAAAGACGAG CCAATATTATGGAAAAAGGCGGCGTTTGCACAATATCCAAGACCAAGCATTGAACCTTCGATACATCCAAATAGTGATGAACCACGTTTAAAAGAGATTAAAGCAATGGGGTATACTCTAAGGACAaataaatatcgttatatagcatggtTATCATTTAATCCTGAAACTATGTCACCAAATTGGAACAATATCATTGCAGAGGAATTGTATGATTACAGTTATGACAAGGGTGAAAACCAAAATGTAGCATTTCTTGAAGAATATGCCaaattaaaggaaaaattaaaaattttattgcaaCATGGTTGGAGAAATATTTTATCAGATAAatctaatttttaa
- the LOC126923419 gene encoding iduronate 2-sulfatase isoform X2 → MFVTLWFINLIVWCTAQKQNFLLIIVDDLRTALGCYGDAKAYTPNIDRLATGAAIFSQAFAQQALCAPSRNSFLTSRRPDTLHLYDFYSYWRKDIGNFTTLPQHLKNNGYITKSVGKVFHPGISSNNSDDSPYSWSETPFHPFTERYKDAPICQTNMQMLPAQNLLCPVKVSSMPNKTLPDIEILREAKTFLSNQARNSSPFFLAVGFQKPHIPFKYPKKYLKNHPLHKFEVPEPYKWSKNVSSIAYNPWNDLRKREDIAALNLKFPWEKIPKSFARLIIQSYYASVTYIDDLIGTLINHLERLSIRGDTTIILMSDHGWSLGEHAVWAKYSNYDVALKVPLIVSIPGLTYEKLKENTSVNNSSKGNQIFIDSIVELVDIFPTIADLANISIPICSSESMQITCSEGITFIPLIRAALKDEPILWKKAAFAQYPRPSIEPSIHPNSDEPRLKEIKAMGGIV, encoded by the exons ATGTTTGTTACGTTATGGTTTATAAATTTAATCGTTTGGTGTACAGCTCAGAAacaaaattttcttttaataatcgTCGATGATTTAAGAACTGCTTTAGGATGTTATGGTGACGCTAAAGCGTATACGCCAAATATAGATCGTTTAGCGACAGGAGCTGCCATTTTTTCTCAAGCATTTGCTCAG CAAGCATTGTGTGCACCAAGTAGGAATTCATTTTTAACAAGCCGAAGACCAGATACACTTCATCTTTATGATTTCTATAGCTACTGGCGAAAAGATATTGGCAACTTTACAACATTGCCCCAACATCTAAAAAATAATGGATATATTACTAAATCAGTGGGAAAAGTTTTTCATCCAG GAATTAGTTCAAATAATTCTGATGATAGCCCTTATTCATGGTCAGAAACTCCCTTTCATCCATTTACAGAAAGATATAAAGATGCTCCAATATGTCAAACAAATATGCAGATGCTGCCTGCACAAAAtctt TTATGTCCCGTTAAAGTTTCATCAATGCCAAATAAAACATTACCAGATATAGAAATATTGAGGGAAGCTAAAACTTTTCTATCTAATCAAGCAAGAAATAGTAGTCCTTTTTTTTTAGCAGTTGGATTTCAGAAACCACACATACCATTTAAATATCcaaaaaaatatttaa AAAACCACCCCTTGCACAAATTTGAAGTACCTGAACCTTATAAATGGTCAAAGAATGTTAGTAGTATTGCTTATAATCCTTGGAATGATTTAAGAAAAAGGGAAGATATTGCTGCTTTGAATCTTAAATTTCCATGGGAAAAAATACCAA aaaGTTTTGCTCGGTTAATTATTCAATCATATTATGCATCTGTAACATATATTGATGATTTAATTGGtacattaataaatcatttgGAAAGGTTGTCAATTCGAGGAGATACTACTATTATATTAATGTCTGACCATG gCTGGTCACTAGGAGAGCATGCGGTATGGGCAAAATATAGCAACTATGATGTTGCTTTAAAAGTACCATTGATAGTATCAATACCTGGGCTTACATATGAGAAACTAAAAGAAAATACAAGCGTAAATAATTCGTCAAAAGGGAATCAGATATTTATAGATTCAATAGTAGAATTAGTTGATATTTTTCCAACAATTGCAGATTTAGCAAATATCTCAATACCTATTTGTTCAAGTGAAAGTATGCAAATTACCTGCAGCGAAGGAATTACTTTTATACCACTTATAAGAGCTGCTTTAAAAGACGAG CCAATATTATGGAAAAAGGCGGCGTTTGCACAATATCCAAGACCAAGCATTGAACCTTCGATACATCCAAATAGTGATGAACCACGTTTAAAAGAGATTAAAGCAATGGG AGGAATTGTATGA
- the LOC126923420 gene encoding zinc finger protein GLI4-like: protein MGQGTDTCTDRPAEVSVIRFVSRNRTIEEIAPKKEVYTCKQRGCGKTFTNQDEYKTHEALEALKIRFICREPGCGEELSDPGSMWRHYQEWHNNETNVFICPYTNCGSLHTTSINLEEHIENCHRQPSTLPTEPEVICFEDPENAMDEEIVQSTEECYEKRTNESFGIKVCQYDDNNEQNLLRSDTAQQQKNEVSHDQNTANDSSKEDYSSISESLNEAGTFSMNENLILNAENFLSKYESNTNKCPELQSEHSQEKINVVYVNGDITITKNTKNEMCSINSRNQDHRIELDNLEKIFRNELDRDISKSEENTMETNSNCSDDEEYTPKKQRMSRYKQEIYKCAVNGCGRKYKYISHYRHHQDSHKLAANTISSNSSKSILKLKQGKASTVSFFLCKIPGCGAQVSNVTGLWKHYQDNHANSKLPIVQETAKSNEVFRCKIPGCELEFSTTLMLYKHFTEVHSNGTGNNASTNTKTGNGSSFHYTEIFKDDTTNPQTNFKTDFKAKNNINVNDCTISTNDQRSSSVVKKETRD, encoded by the exons GTAAACAACGGGGCTGTGGCAAGACATTTACCAATCAAGATGAATATAAAACACACGAAGCTCTCGAGGCTTTAAAAATTAGGTTTAT ctGTCGAGAACCAGGATGTGGAGAAGAACTCTCTGATCCTGGAAGCATGTGGCGCCATTATCAAGAATGGCATAATAAtgaaacaaatgtatttatatgtCCATACACAAATTGTGGATCTTTACATACAACCAGTATCAATCTAGAAGAACATATCGAAAACTGCCATAGACAACCATCAACGTTGCCCACTGAACCAGAAGTAATATGTTTTGAAGATCCTGAAAATGCAATGGATGAGGAAATTGTACAAAGCACAGAGGAATGTTATGAGAAGAGAACAAATGAATCTTTTGGGATAAAAGTATGTCAGTATGATGATAATAATGAACAAAATCTTCTCAGAAGTGATACTGCACAACAACAAAAAAATGAGGTTTCTCATGATCAAAATACCGCAAATGATAGTTCAAAAGAAGATTATTCTTCCATTAGTGAATCTTTAAATGAAGCAGGCACATTTTCGatgaatgaaaatttaattctaAATGCAGAGAATTTTCTATCTAAATACGAGAGTAACACAAACAAATGTCCAGAACTGCAAAGTGAACATTCCCAAGAAAAAATCAATGTAGTTTATGTAAATGGTGATATTACCattacgaaaaatacgaaaaatgAAATGTGCAGTATAAATTCTAGAAATCAAGACCACAGAATTGAACTAGATAATCTAGAAAAGATTTTCAGAAATGAACTTGATCGTGATATTTCAAAATCCGAGGAGAATACTATGGAAACAAACAGCAACTGTTCGGATGATGAAGAATACACTCCAAAGAAGCAACGTATGTCTAGGTACAAGCAAGAAATTTATAAATGTGCGGTTAATGGCTGTGGGAgaaaatacaaatacatatCCCATTATCGTCATCATCAAGATAGTCATAAATTAGCTGCCAATACAATTAGTTCAAATTCTAGTAAATCAATACTGAAATTAAAACAAGGGAAAGCCTCAACGGTCAGTTTTTTCTT atGCAAGATCCCTGGCTGTGGAGCTCAGGTGAGCAATGTAACTGGTTTATGGAAACATTACCAGGACAATCATGCTAATTCAAAACTGCCAATAGTACAAGAAACTGCTAAAAGCAATGAAGTATTTCG TTGTAAAATACCTGGATGTGAATTGGAGTTTAGTACAACACTAATGCTGTACAAACACTTCACTGAAGTGCATTCAAATGGCACTGGTAATAATGCTAGCACAAATACAAAGACTGGGAATGGGAGTAGTTTTCATTATACTGAAATATTTAAGGATGATACTACTAACCCACAAACAAATTTTAAGACTGACTTTAAAGCAAAGAATAATATTAATGTAAATGACTGTACGATAAGTACTAATGATCAAAGATCATCATCAGTTGTTAAGAAGGAAACACGGGATTGA